The Hydra vulgaris chromosome 11, alternate assembly HydraT2T_AEP genome contains a region encoding:
- the LOC136087072 gene encoding zinc finger MYM-type protein 5-like, producing MDKRKKLSDFHNHLKRLKKQEEHDENQTELDTFLSSETFYSPNNDSDIQTLPYKINSNEIRVHEIEMEGEEPNQNRESSKTRFSSETRFSNENGDNLTGVLPFCTWEEISDWPQTLTNHYIQEIVMNGHVNRQLNSYPRNYDNRSFSSSFFCRKISNGESYPRSWQIYSEKVNKIFCFCCKLFNITDTSLARTGSVD from the coding sequence atggataaaagaaaaaagttgtccGATTTTCATAATCATCTGAAACGGCTAAAGAAACAGGAAGAACATGATGAAAACCAAACTGAACTAGATACTTTTTTAAGTTCAGAAACATTTTATAGCCCCAACAATGATTCTGATATACAAACTTTGCcatataaaatcaattcaaacGAGATCAGAGTACATGAAATTGAGATGGAAGGTGAAGAACCGAACCAAAACAGAGAATCGAGCAAAACTCGATTCTCGAGCGAAACTCGATTCTCGAACGAGAATGGAGATAATTTAACTGGCGTGCTCCCTTTTTGTACATGGGAAGAAATTTCTGATTGGCCTCAGACTCTTACAAACCATTATATTCAAGAAATAGTTATGAATGGCCATGTAAATCGTCAATTAAACAGTTACCCACGAAATTATGATAATCGTTCCTTCAGCTCAAGCTTTTTTTGCCGAAAAATTTCGAATGGTGAAAGTTATCCTAGATCATGGCAAATTTATTCAGAAAAAGTgaataaaattttctgtttcTGTTGTAAACTATTTAACATTACAGATACTTCCCTTGCGAGAACAGGATCTGTTGACTGA